The Manihot esculenta cultivar AM560-2 chromosome 17, M.esculenta_v8, whole genome shotgun sequence genome contains the following window.
AAACTGTGTTTGCAGGAGACTGAGGAAAGGCGGAGGAAAAAATTGGATGAACTGAAGGTTTTAGAAAATTCGCATTCTGACTACTACAACATGAAGTTAAGAATGCAAGCAGAGATTGCTGGTTTGCTGGAAAGAATGGAGGCCACAAAACAAAAATGGGTGTAATCTAATCCTATCTacccttttcttttatttttgtaacaGAGATCAACTTATAGTTGTGTAATTTTGTTTACCTCTTCACCCACCATCAACTTAAGCTTGTTTCTCCAGATGCTAAAAGGCATGGTTTTTTCAGTTTCAAATTTCCAGCTTTGGAAGTTCATGTCTTTATTGGAAAGAGCAATGAGAAACcaggaggaaaaagaaaattgttGTTTGTATATTTCAGTTAGTTTTTGTCCTGTTGGATTTCATAGAACATGAAATGGGACAAAAAGGGTGCATATGCACAAATGGGTAATTGCATTATAGGGTGAAGGTATTAAAAAGGGCAAATCCTAGCATTGTTGTATGGAAACAAATAGATATGGACAATATCCTGTCCTAGTTTCTGCTTCTGATCTCCATTCATGTTCTATTCACTGGATTCATGCATTTGCCCTTGTTCTTGAACCACAAATGTTGGCTTAAACAATCTCATTGAtccgaattaatttgaatttacgGCATGTAGCTCCTtgcccaatctctcccaacaaTCGATTTCGAGAGAATCATATCATTCCATTTCATTTTTCGAGTTTTTATGAATATTATATCATTCCATTTCATTTTTAGAGtttttatgaatattattaTAGTAGATGATCCTgcatataaaatagaaaattaggCATGTTAGTATATGTTTATTCTTTTTCTGCTACTTGTGAAAGGAACATAAGAAGTGATTGGCaccattttgaagattttctgAGAGAATTTTTATGGAAGAAACATCAGCAACTTGGTTTTGACTAGACAACAATGATTTGGGACCATTAAAAATTGCCTGCAATGGTGgcttctctttctctttatcATTACTAATTAGTGCTCTTGTGTCAAATTGCACTTTGACATTATGACTCTGTGGGCCATCACCACTAATGCCATGACCTTTGATTACTTGAATAGTAATACATCAAAGATAATGAAAAGACTGGCAACAAGTTTTAATCAGTACTTTTGTATAATTTGGCACTAATTTCAAAGGATAatgttaattataattataaatttaattgaaacaaGAATATGGTAGGATTTTTTCCTTTTGGATATCATCGAGATTTTGAAATAGAATGTAGATTTAAAATTCATCAAGACTTTCTAAAACAGACCGGTTCATCGTCACATTCTCTAACCCGTGTTCAGAGCATGTCAGACTGACTACACACACAGATTTGCTAGATGATAGATTAGCCCGATGACACGACAAGAGGTAGGAGAGCAGACTCAGTTATCTCATAGCTCTTTTAAGTATGCACGCCGGGATAAATTAAATGGTTGTCTGATAAAGAGAGATATGCCGGTATATCCATATGTACGGGTCTAAGTGACAGAAACAAGTGGCACAGTAACATGAAGTGGTTATGCGTCACTAtagataaaaggaaaaaaataaaaaaaataaaagggaatggatgattttcctaataagtTTGCTCGTATGttttaaatctattttttgGATTTaagaatatcaaaataaattagtttaaaagaaaattaaaatcaatgaaATTTAACCCTCTATTGTAActtaatcaataaattataaatccccttttatttttaattgaacagACATTCAACAACAAATggtaacaattttatttttttttcagatcAAAGAAGACATGTTGAATGAAGAGATCTCAAAATTGGATGGCCAGTAATCAGAATCCTCGGCCCTGAGGAAGGAAACCGCTAAGGCCAACGCCAATTGCAAAGAGAACAAGCAAGAGACCAGTGAAGTTCACAATAAGGCCTTCTTGGTTTAAGGTTTTGAACCTCTGAAGCAGACCAGTCTGTGCTGTGCAAATAGCAAGAAAGAATATAAACATTCCTCCAAAAACATGCCATGGCATATATGAGGCTTTTGCCGACATTTCTGCCCCAGGGAACACATATGAGAAGAACCCTAACACCCACTGCAACACACATCATAAAGCATTTGGTCAATTTCCAACACAATCCCAATTTAAACTTTCGAGTACTAATAATTTCACATGGGATCCGCTTATTGATATATATGGTCCACCGTATATTGGGTTTAGGCGAGAACTGCCCAAAATCCATAAGTTACTTCACCTTCAAAAACTTCCTTAAACCCATTATCATGATTCAATTATCAATTAATATCTTGAATACATTGAAGTGTAAATCTAGAAAATAATTACCTGTAGACCAAAGAGGGAGATGGTAATTATGCCCAGCCAGGAATGCAAAGTAACCATATCTTTAGCTCCAATCTCATGCTTATACTTAAAAGCTGTATAAACACCCAAAGCTCCAGCCACCATTGCTATCAGATGCAACACTAAGTGAACTGCCTTTTGAACCTTTCTTTTTGCTGGTATTGTCTTGTAAGCCATAATAGCTACCtcaaatgaaattaattatcaacttttgttatttttaatcaAGTAATTAGGTTAATGATCAGGATCCTCTCTTACCTTCTCCTGTTACGAGTATGAATCCAACTATCATTAGAAACGTGTGCACCTGTGCATTAAAAACTAATTAGCTAAACCCTTGAACTCTTGAACTACTAAGAGCCTGTTCGACGCTTATTGAGTTTGGAAGCCAGTTTAGAAAAacctattttgttattttggtgtTGTTATGTTAACAACAGTTCTAACAGTAATGCCAAATAGAATCTAAGAAAGTTCGTTCACGAAACTTACGTTCAAAATCTTTATTTTGGTATGTGATACGAAAGCAAAGCCTTCCTCGAAGTGTAGGAGCCAAACAAGCACGAGAGTGGCGACAGCTACGAGTATGAGATGAGCAAGCATGGTTACTGGTGTAGCAGAGACTTGGTAACTGCGACTTTTAGTTGGCATTGTAATAATCTTGCAACTCTATAGCTTATGACTTAAGACAAAAAAGACAGCTTAGAAAAGGAAGAGATGAGTTTTATATGAATCTTGACGTTGGTAATGATGATTTAGTAATAGTTTGGGAAGAACAAAGTGATGCATTTGTTTCTATTAGCTAGGAGGATGTGTGAGATTATTTTCTGATCCAATGCTTCCAAAATTTTTGTTCTTTGACACGGGCTAAGAATTATAAAGTTGACAAGAAAGATATTGCCGTCAAATTGGTAAAAGCCGGACGGCCGGCCGGCAGGAAATATTTGACACATGATatataaatatcaaataaaGTGTGAAGTGTGTAATCAGTGATAATGATAAGGTTGGAtgataataaagaaaataatatgttaaaaatgaataaaattacaataataatttacaatttctaaaaatttagataaaaatattttttcatatgttaAAACATCAATTATTTCAAGATCAGTAAACTATTTCACTTCCTTTTTATATTTTGTCTTTATTGAGACTTGACGGTATTTAATAAAACTTCTCCATAATtacttcaaaaaaatatatatatttatcttcaACAATCAATACAATTGTTACATTTGCAAAAGGgttaaaagaaagaaacaagCATTATTGCTATTACTGTATTACAATATATCAATCCAATATATatgcaaatattaaaaaaaaaagacacaaatcagaaaaaaagaaaaaaaaaaagaagaaagaataaCAAtgataatcatataaatcattTGATGAGATAATaatgagaattaaataattatcacACGTAACGGGCGAGAGCAACTGAGAGATCGACGAAAACGCCAAAGAGAAGAATGAATAATCCAGTGAAGTTCATCAAATGATTTTCACGAGTATGTTTCTGCTGCATGGATGCAGATTTCTCCATCAACCCAGTTAGAGCTGCACAAACAGCCATGTAAAGGAGAGCCCTACCTCCACAAATATGCCATGGAAGCATGCTTTGCTTAGTTTCTGAAGGCTGTGGAACAATAAATGTGAACAATCCAAAGAGCCATTGCAAACCAAACAAGCAGAAGGTCCCTATCCCAATCCAAGAATGTAAACTATACACATCCTCTACGTTTATCATGTCATGAAACTTGAAAACAGCACAAATCCCAACAATTCCGACACATATAGCTGTTAGATGAAGCATCATGTGGAAAAATTTCTGACCATTGTGTGACACTGGTACTGTCTTGTACACCATCATCGCTGCACACATACATTACAAAAATTTTAGCTGCAAAACAAAGCTCGCGTTtgaaaaaaagatgaaaaactAAACGTAGTACCTTCACCAACAAGAAAGATGAATCCGCAGAACATCAAAAACGGATGAACCTGCGGAGTTTATTCATTCACACTAATTATAAGATGAACCAAAGTTTATGAACAGATAGAGTAATTAATTAAGGTGATGAAGGAAATTATTTACATTGAAAACACGATCAACGTTGTCAGAATCATACTCAATTCCTCCACGATAATGCAACAACCAAATCAGCATGAGAATGAAAGCCAAGACACCGAACAAGTGTGCACCAATGGTTAGGCGAGAGGCAGATCGCCGGTAATGGTAGGTGACTAAACCGTCAGCCATTTGTGGGTTGGTGATGAACGAGAAATCAAAGGAAGGTGTTATAGACACAAGCTTACTGCCAGTGTTGAGCCAATGAGAGGTGCAGCGAgcttatatatataaagaaagagAGACAAGTAGAAAGCCATTAAAGGGAAGAGAAATTATTACATGCATGGATCCTTATTCTTTGGATTTCTTGTCTGTTGGGTTTGGTATAGaattatagaatttttttatgtatgtgtgaGAAAACTTTGTTCTTTAGAAAAGCATCATCCAGAAAAAACTTAAGCCAGCTCTAATTGGTTCTTCTTTAATTTGTGGTGTATGTGGGAAGCTATAGATCATTTTAGTAGCTTAACGAGATTTAATTTCTCCCTCCTTTTTTTGTTATTTCAGAAATTTTCCAAATTAATATGCATCAGAGCACACAGCAGCCACAATGcactatgaattttttttttctttctttaaaatGGAGATCGGGGATTGGAAAGTAGAACTTGATATCTCTTAAATTTACTCAGACGCGCTTATCACCACGTTAAATATATGAGTTTAATGCAccatatagtttaaaaaaataaaaataaagataaccAATGGATCATTACATGGGCTTGAGGCCCAAATTACAAGAGAACAAAAGCTCTAGACTACAGCACAAAATAGAATGAGCCTCTAGAGGCCCAAATCTAAGCCTACATGTTCTTGGGGATTATTAACTCtctaactatatatatatatatatatatatcaaaggTCTTCATTGCATAGTCATGATTGCAGAATTTATAATCATGGGATTAGCATAGGAAATCATCGCACCTTGTAGTGCTTGTCAGATGAGCATTCCTTTTCGAGCCATCTCTGtgtgtatataaatatataattaaaattacaataatgtGTTGTGGGCCCATATCGGATGGTTACAGGCCCATTTTTAATTTGAGATCAGAATTTGACGGTTCCAAACCTATTAAtcataatttcaaattaaaaaaattttcatacgattattatatatataattatttattataataaattttatatctgAATTCTAGTTAGACTTAGTTAATCTTATAAACGAAATTATATtcatatgaatttattaatattgtcATTTTTTTCCAAGTTGGTGAGTCGTTTTATCACCTCATACTTCATATCTCTATTTCAAAAGCCAACTTGATTAGGTTTCCATTCATCACCATTCATTCCCTACACAAAAAATCCTTGGAGATTAattgttgataatttttttttaaagaaaaatttgaaGTCTTTGATTCAATTATTAATGACACGTCAATTTATATGAATTATTTTGGCCCATTTAATTCTATACGTGTGCATTGATTAAGGTTTAATCCAATGCCAGAATGAAATTGACCATGTGATATAGACATTATCCATAACTATTTTTGTTagtattaataagttttttaaattatttatacttatTTCATGTCCAAATCAGAAATGGACTCATTATCatgattatttgattttttttattaaaaaatctgaAATGATTTcttagcaaataaataaaataatcatcatTTGATTCTTTGCTTCTCATCCATGTAATCGTATTGATATTCTATTGTCGTATTGGGGTCGCCCATACTACGATGTGACTTTGCTAACgcaatcaaataattaaaaattacatgaaatttaaattataatcaatgaatttttatatattataaaaattaaataataatttttttaattaaaaatcatctCAGTTTGCAACTGGGTAAAGTTTACGTCTCAGAATATTCATAAATTGTTTATATTttagtatataaatttattataattaattaatttaataattataaaaatttatttttatataaaatcgatttttttattttatattcgtATGGCCATAATATACGGTGGGCAATGATGAAGCGAGCGAGACCACCACTATATCAGTAtaaatttcctttttgtttttctatCATGTCATCACTATTTAGCGTGTGGGGCCACCCCACTCCCCATTTGTCCACGCGGATTTCGACCTTTTGTGGATCCTACATCTTTAGCTGATTCAGCAATTGATGACGTCGACATTTGCATTCACTCCTCGTCCTCTGCTCTAATTGGTTACTGGTCCATGTTGTCTATTTATCATTCTCTTTCTGCGTCAGCaacttgtatatatatatataatctaaaaataaaaacgcagttgaaattaaatattattttgatgttaaataatattaaaaaaatcaagtaattagtattaagaaattaattagttaaaataataataataaggaaaAATAGGATTATAAATTGAGGCATGTGTATAAACGACATTGAGAAAAGCAGCAGCAGCCTTATGACACTGAATTGTCTTATGCATTTGACATGTCGGGAATAAACTAAATTAATGGACCTACCATATAACcaatcatatttatttatttatttattttatttaattttttgagttGGTAGAACAAAGGTGGATCCCACCACATTGCAGGGATTATAATGTTTTTTTCCTTCTGCGGGTTCGGTGGAATctcattatttttctaaaaaaaaaaagaaaaaaaatctgttagagattattaatattaaattgtcTTTTGTTATGATTTTTGATATTTACCTCTTTCATAACGGCTATTTTTTAGGGTTATATTTTGGGTAGCAGTAGCTGAGTGTTGGATGATGACATAATTAAAATGTGTTGTTATCTTAAAAAAACACGTAGCACCAAAATCCAATTAATGCTGGCAGCTTCATCGTTTGCGGAACAAGCTGTCCGTGATTCTTTACCAAACATCCTATTTTccctttttcattttcattttattttaaaataaataaataaaatttcatttatgggtttaatttatttttaaaaaataattaataaggaAATCCGATTAATGTTAGTCCTATTAAAATAATACTCCAATTAATTATGGAGCAGAGCCATTTTTTTTAAGGTTGatataaactaatttaaaatgGGAATCACTGTTTTAGGTatgtaatataataaataaaattcatgtGATTATGTATGTTTAGGTACGCACATCtgccttaatttttttaattaatattcctGTCCCGCAGAAAGCTATTTCACTAAAATAATCCTCAGCTTCTGTTTGTTTTCTCCCCACTCTGTTTTTCTATAAAATTTGTAtccttaaataaaatttaattatgattatattatatattatttatataacaaTGAAATTAACAAGAATTTAAGATTATAATTCATGTAATTCTGCACTCATATAAGCTATTATTTTAAGACAGAATCACGTgaaaaaaatatgattaaatgATATGCAGTATTCTCgaatactataattttcaatatttcGTCGATACTCACTCTCTCTTCAACAAGacaatttttcatgaaaaattatgattaaataataaaatttaatagatctTATTATACCTATCATaattgttgtcccttgaagcaactCAAGAGGGGtaaattgggtttataaaaaaaattaaggcaaaaaaacaaattagaaggcaataGGGAAAAAGATAATCAACAcaaggatttatagaggttcagctatctcaagcctacgtcctctcctcaaggctCACCTTGAGGGTttaactccactatcaaatcttctttgggtgaaaattaaaatccttacaatcttagagcaagcctttgctctttacaaaactttttttttcacttaaGAGCAATCCTTTGCTCAATACCACACCCACTACAATAGAATCACTCAACAACCTTTGCTCACTCTGTAAACCCAACCAATTACAATTCAAAACAAACTTTCAATAaattaatgctttggctcaaggttttgagagagagagagtgaaaaatgttgtaatctcaataaatatttgcttagatggttgttgtgacctcttcatatcaaaaactcattgtatttatagttcagtcataaatatggGCGTTGGgagtgcattaaatgcaaatagagccgtttatgtgcagaaataaccgttataccatgttcagaaaaactcaggttcggcggcctaaacttagagttcggcggccgaaccatttgaggtgaagaacatcactctttaaaaaaggactttcggcggcctaaagtcatagttcggcggccgaacttgtgggactttcgtctctgttcctctcttttggaagccgaactttaggcttcggaggcagacttaaaagcacactttcggcggccgaaggtaatgttcggcggccgaacataggtgacttttgcctctgtccttcactttcggaagccaaacatttagcTTAGGGAGCAtcacaccttcggcgaccgaaggtaatgttcggcggccgaacataggtgacttttgcctctgtccttcactttcggaagccaaacatttagcTTAGGGAGCatcacaccttcggcggccgaacatacatgactttcgtctctgtcccttactttcggaggccgaaggtTACATTTTAGGCTGCAAGTTGAaaacatactttcggcggccgaaagtcaatgtttggtagccgaacatgtgggactttcgtctctgaccctgattttcggaagccgaacttggctttagggggcacaaaaatatttcattaaattctttgaaaaatcataacttaggctataaaaatccatttttcaatccgtttgaatttttgtaacccatatttttagatctttgattttgataaagaataatttcaaaatcacttcttttagaaaatttcattttagtccccgaaagtcaagtacttaaagatttggccatatctaaaaaacttttagaaatgaaagaaacatTGAACCATCACaactaattaattgaaattcataaTGAATAAATTGACAAAAcataaacaaaaattattttatgatccctttcttgtggtatacTTCCAAAATAGGTACTTTTTCTTTTGAGATTAAAGCAATTTCATTCTTATTAGCAAGAGACTTACAAGTTCAATACAAACacttttgaagataattagtagcatatcaattatttattaatcatcaaaataaagATTAGAATATTTAGATTCAACAATCACGATATCCCATATCTATTAGTCAAtgtgaattgaatttttaatagataaaaataaatgaatacagaaatcaaaatatatattcttatacaactgttattaaattttaaataatctattatactcatatttttttcattatactTATTTAGTATTGAAATAATTGTTTTTTtcgtataaattaattaatcacaATATAATGTCATTTCAATcccattaataaaaataaattttttatttcttaatatttcCCATCAACTTACTATCACTACCACATGCATCTCTCTAAATTactcaatttatatatattattaagttgcttttaaattcatttagttACATTTTATTAATGGTAAGAtcttaaaataaattgtaataaaatataataaataaatatacacGCACGCTAGTCTTAATTTGTAGCTAAGATATATTTAGAgattatgttaaaaatataaatttaattatttttcacattataaatattaaaattaatatttaaaatgtgtTACATTTTTCCAATTGTCAAATTTCACCTCAATGAAAATTTACACGAgggagaaatttaaaaaaaaaaaaaaagtgtgaaACTTTGGGTTTGATCTGTGATGTCCTTGATTTTAGTAAAATcattttgatgtgatttgtgttggccctgtgaaaataaaaagtcAAATGGCAATTGCACCCGGTGGTAGACTCGGATTCACAAGTCACGGCTACTGATTTGACCCCTTATTGTAAagcaagctttttttttttccgaagaTAAAGCAAGCTGGCATCCGTGTTTTTTGGTGGCTCCAATGATAAATCAACACTTCAATGACACGCCTCACACactttattttctataattaaatatttaataattttatttatttatttaaataattaattaatacctcacgaaaaataaatgaataattgttttttaaatgacggatatattttatttccaaGAATTGAtgcttaaaaaaaaatgaaaaggaaGAAAGGAACAAATTAGAGATGGTGGCGTGGATTGGGAGTGGCCACAGCCCACAGAAGAACCGGATAAACCTCGCCATCTGGTAATGGCGATGACGCGGCATAACACAACACATCAGGTTTCCAAAGTCAGCACGCCAACAAAAGCTGTCAACTAGCCTCATATCTCTTGACACGTGGTCAATGTCATTGAGTGGACCCTACCTCTAcaaatataaaaagaataattttttctactttCTAAATCGGTTTCTTAGACGGCGGGCAAACATCCCCCCTCCCTAGAGAGTGAGAGATACGCGGCGTAAAGCATAGTATCTGTTATTTGGCAAGTAAAGAACCGAAACTGCTCAAATATTCTCTTCATCTCAAAAATGCCCCTCCCAGTTTTTCTTTATTACCGTTTCGGTTCAGATTGTTCAGCGTCTACGTTAACTAATAACTGCCTGTTCCATCAACGTCCATTTTTTCTCCAGTTGAAAATCTGTCCGTGGCCCCCACTTGTGTTGAAAATCAGTTCAGATTTACCGGAATATGATGCAATTACATAATCTTTATAACTGATTAATGTAAAAATTATTCTATACATCAAAAGGATATTAACTATCTTAGAATAAAAAAGATAGAAGTTAATATTTCAATAATTTCCCGTGCACAATGCCGTTGGGTCCTGTGATTCTTTCCCGTGCAGATGCGCGTTTACCAATTTTAAAggccaataataataataataataataaataaatatttaccaGTTGCCACTAATTTATTTGGCCAAGCGTCTACTTCAGTCTTTTGGGTAAtatttttcttgaattatttattaGCTGCGCGTGAAAGGTGGGGCCAGTGAAAAGGTGACGCCGTTCTCGACGGAGGTTACGAGAGTAGATGATATAATGACTGTATGAGTCTATAACTCCACCAAATGAAAGCAAGCATATTTTGCATTTTAACGGGATTGACCCCGTGATTAACGACGTTAACGTCGCGACCACATGCTGAAACTCACAGGATCCTACCTCTGATTGCGGGTACTGAGCCCCGAAAATTTTTTCTTCCTCGTGTCTACAGAATAGGTTTGATTGGGGCCCGCAATGGACCAAATGGCAGTTGGTGGACTTTAGCCCTCTGGCAACAAAAAATTATAGGATACATGGAAAGTATATAACTGACGTTAGGAAGTGGTATACCCTATAAATTATATtgtattgaaaaattattatttaatttttatataataaaaaatttattaattaatcttttaattttaaaatacatattaaaataaacattttaaaaaaattattaactaattatttattaattttaattatcaaatattattaaaaatttatacttatagatttaatttaataataagtgtATCTAAATTGTAAGTGTATTTGAATGATaagtatatttgaataaatttaaaaaattttaaattttatttttaaaatatttaattctgatttaaaaaaacatatgatttaaaaaaaatattattaaaaatttaaaatattttttaaaaggaaaattaattaataattttttaaaaattttaaaaaattaattaataaattttataaaattataaaattaaataataaaatatataataataaaattaattgagagaataattaataattttttattatataaattaaatagtaatttttttattataatatataaataataatatttattaaattgatatattttaataataaaataataaatattttaattttattaatttaaaatattacgtCCTGTAGTATTCTCGGAGCATTGAATAAGTGCTCTCACGAAACAATGCAGAAAGTTAATTACATATTCTGtaagtgaaaaaaatataagtttTTGTTATGTAATAATAACAAatcattatttaatataataa
Protein-coding sequences here:
- the LOC110604643 gene encoding probable ascorbate-specific transmembrane electron transporter 1, which gives rise to MPTKSRSYQVSATPVTMLAHLILVAVATLVLVWLLHFEEGFAFVSHTKIKILNVHTFLMIVGFILVTGEAIMAYKTIPAKRKVQKAVHLVLHLIAMVAGALGVYTAFKYKHEIGAKDMVTLHSWLGIITISLFGLQWVLGFFSYVFPGAEMSAKASYMPWHVFGGMFIFFLAICTAQTGLLQRFKTLNQEGLIVNFTGLLLVLFAIGVGLSGFLPQGRGF
- the LOC110605495 gene encoding probable transmembrane ascorbate ferrireductase 3, producing MADGLVTYHYRRSASRLTIGAHLFGVLAFILMLIWLLHYRGGIEYDSDNVDRVFNVHPFLMFCGFIFLVGEAMMVYKTVPVSHNGQKFFHMMLHLTAICVGIVGICAVFKFHDMINVEDVYSLHSWIGIGTFCLFGLQWLFGLFTFIVPQPSETKQSMLPWHICGGRALLYMAVCAALTGLMEKSASMQQKHTRENHLMNFTGLFILLFGVFVDLSVALARYV